GATCCATACCTTGGTTTTGGTTTGGCAATGCGCCTTTTTCACAATAATCACTATCGGCCAACCCCTAAAATCGAAAATTCTGCCGCAGTATCAAAAAACGCTGAAATTGGCAAGGATGCCTATATTGGGCATCATGCTGTTATTGAAAACAACGCTAAAATCGGAGACAACTGCGTTATTCATTCCGGCGTAATTATAGCCCGCAATTCTGTGATTGGCGACAATTGTTTTATTTATCCTAATGCGGTTATTATGCATGATGTGATAATTGGCAGCAGGTCAGCTATATATGCCGGCGTTGTTATTGGCTCTGATGGTTTTGGTTATGCCAGAGACGGCAACAAGCATATTAAAATTCCTCAAACAGGCATTGTAGTATTAGAAGATGATGTCGAGATTGGCGCCAACACCACTATTGACCGCGCCACTATCGGCGAAACAAGAATTGGCACAGGCGCAATAATAGACAATCTCGTGCAAATAGCGCATAACTGCAGAATTGGCGCCGGTTCAATAATATGCGCCCAGGTTGGTGTGGCTGGCACAACCACTATAGGTAAAAACGTGATTTTAGCCGGGCAGGTTGGCATAGCTGGCCATCTTACTATTGGCGATGGGGTTATCGCTCAGGCGCAATCTGGCATACCCAACGATATTTCAGCCGATTCCATAGTTTTTGGCACACCGGCAAGAGAGGTCAGGCTGGCGCATAGAGTTGATTCTTTGCTTAATCATTTGCCCGATTATATTCAACGACTTCGGGAAGTTGAAAAAAAGTTAAATAAATCAGAAAAATAATTTAATTTAGGAACAAAATTAATAAAAATACTGTTTTTCAATATGTTTATTAATAATGAAATACTTAACAGGAGAAAATAATGACTGAATTACTGCAAATCACGGAACAAAATTTTGAAACAGAAGTTCTTAAATCAGATATTCCGGTACTGGTCGATTTTTGGGCTGAATGGTGTGCTCCCTGTCGGATGATTGGTCCCATAGTCAAAGAATTGGCTTCGGAATACGATGGCAAATTAAGAGTTGCCAAACTTGATGTTGACTCGCTTGGTTCGATTGCTCAACGTTATAGAATATTGTCCATCCCTACAGTCATTATCTTTAAAAATGGCGAGGTTGCCTCGCAGATAATAGGCGCAGTTCCGAAAAAAGATTTGGTAAGCCAAGTTGAGAAAGCTATAGCATAGTGACAGATAACGATTTCACTGACCCTGATACTATCAAAGATATTATCGATGACAGCCAAATTATTGCGGTCGTAGGCCTTTCGGATAAACCGAATAGAGCCTCTCATGGCGTAGCATCATATTTGAAGCGAGAAGGCTATACGGTTATTCCGGTTAACCCCAATAAAGATATTATTCTTGGCGAGAAATCATACCCTAATCTGAAATCGATACCGCAGCCGATTGATTTGGTCGATATTTTCCGCAGAAGCGATGCTGTTGGCCCGATAGTTGATGAGGCTATTTCGATTAAGGCCAAAGCGGTCTGGCTTCAGCAGGATGTTATAAATCATGATGCCGCTAAGAAAGCCGCCGATGCCGGTTTAAAGGTAGTGATGAATCGCTGTCTGTTTTTGGAGCATACAAAACTGAAATCATAATCAGTTCAACTAAGAGATATTATTTTATGGCTGGTGTACAGCCCCGTACGCCAGCCATATTATCTTTGCTGCAAACATTTTTCTAATGGTTTTAGTTTGCAATACTATCCGGTTTTATTGTATATTATTTAAAAAGCTTGCGGCTATTTTGCCGATGGTATATTAAGCATGTGAAAAAGAGCGAGACAGTATGATTAAACCTTATGTGAAAATCCCCAAAAATGTTGATACCGAACTTCAATGGACAGATGGGCTTAAATTTGAAGCAAATACCGGTTCGAAGCATTCGGTTACAATGGATGCTTCACCCGAGCATGGCGGGGCTGATGATGGCGCCAGACCTATGGAAACATTGCTCTCAGCTTTAGGCGGCTGTACCGGTATGGACTTAATTACAATTTTGAAAAAGAAAAGATGTCATCCTGAAGAGCTTAAAATCAACCTGCATGGCGAGCGGGTTTCCACTCATCCTCATGTATTCAAATCAATTACTATGGAATATCTAATATGGGGTTCCGACATTACCGATGAAGATGTGCAATGGGCATTAAGCCTGTCGCTTGATAAATATTGCTCAGTAGCGTCGATGCTTAAAAAATGCTGCAAACTGAATTATAAATGGCGAATTTACAACAAGAAGTAAGGATTTTATGAACGGTTATCGACCTCAATTTGCTGGTTTTGGCGCTCGCGGCATGATTCCGCCTGTTGTCAAAGCTCTATTAATATCTAATGCGGCAGTCTTTTTAATAACCTATTTTATGCCGGGTACAATCGCCGGAATCTTTGGACTGGTTCCCAAATTTGTCTGGAGCCGGTTATGGATATGGCAATTATTTACCTATATGTTTCTTCATGGCGGCTTCTGGCATATTCTGATGAATATGTTTATCTTGTGGATGTTCGGCTCCGATTTGGAGAGGACATGGGGCAGCCGTGAATTCTTGAAATTTTATATTGTATGTGGTGTAGGTGCAGGCTTGTTTAATGTATTATTCCAGCCATCATCGTTAATTCCAATTATCGGCGCCTCAGGAGCAATATACGGCGTCTTGGTAGCTTATGCCCTTATGTATCCTAATCGATTGGTATATATCTACTTCCTTTTTCCGGTTAAAGTTAAATATCTTGTTATCTTTTTGGCGGCTATGAGCTTTTTTATGTCGATGGGCGGCAGTCATGACAATATCGCTCATTTCGCCCATCTTGGTGGAATGCTTATTGGCTATGTTTATTTGAAATTTAATATTGGAATGTGGCGAATAAATTCAT
The Candidatus Zixiibacteriota bacterium DNA segment above includes these coding regions:
- a CDS encoding OsmC family protein, with the protein product MIKPYVKIPKNVDTELQWTDGLKFEANTGSKHSVTMDASPEHGGADDGARPMETLLSALGGCTGMDLITILKKKRCHPEELKINLHGERVSTHPHVFKSITMEYLIWGSDITDEDVQWALSLSLDKYCSVASMLKKCCKLNYKWRIYNKK
- a CDS encoding rhomboid family intramembrane serine protease yields the protein MNGYRPQFAGFGARGMIPPVVKALLISNAAVFLITYFMPGTIAGIFGLVPKFVWSRLWIWQLFTYMFLHGGFWHILMNMFILWMFGSDLERTWGSREFLKFYIVCGVGAGLFNVLFQPSSLIPIIGASGAIYGVLVAYALMYPNRLVYIYFLFPVKVKYLVIFLAAMSFFMSMGGSHDNIAHFAHLGGMLIGYVYLKFNIGMWRINSLKYKISSFKHKQKMQKIAREHEKEQKLMEEVDQILDKINKVGYDKLTKNEKKILEDASERLSNK
- the trxA gene encoding thioredoxin, whose product is MTELLQITEQNFETEVLKSDIPVLVDFWAEWCAPCRMIGPIVKELASEYDGKLRVAKLDVDSLGSIAQRYRILSIPTVIIFKNGEVASQIIGAVPKKDLVSQVEKAIA
- the lpxD gene encoding UDP-3-O-(3-hydroxymyristoyl)glucosamine N-acyltransferase: MEFKLSEIAEKIGAELVGNDITVSGLATIDNPKPGTLTFITSKKYRKKLADCICPAVIVPPKVESDKHSLLVKDDPYLGFGLAMRLFHNNHYRPTPKIENSAAVSKNAEIGKDAYIGHHAVIENNAKIGDNCVIHSGVIIARNSVIGDNCFIYPNAVIMHDVIIGSRSAIYAGVVIGSDGFGYARDGNKHIKIPQTGIVVLEDDVEIGANTTIDRATIGETRIGTGAIIDNLVQIAHNCRIGAGSIICAQVGVAGTTTIGKNVILAGQVGIAGHLTIGDGVIAQAQSGIPNDISADSIVFGTPAREVRLAHRVDSLLNHLPDYIQRLREVEKKLNKSEK
- a CDS encoding CoA-binding protein — translated: MTDNDFTDPDTIKDIIDDSQIIAVVGLSDKPNRASHGVASYLKREGYTVIPVNPNKDIILGEKSYPNLKSIPQPIDLVDIFRRSDAVGPIVDEAISIKAKAVWLQQDVINHDAAKKAADAGLKVVMNRCLFLEHTKLKS